Below is a genomic region from Brassica oleracea var. oleracea cultivar TO1000 chromosome C9, BOL, whole genome shotgun sequence.
AAACAGAATATACACTATGGACTAAGGCATACAGAAGACGGTACCACAGTTAGAGGTTACGACTCTTCCATCAATTCCCGAAAGATGGTGTTTCACAGATAAGTCCTGGAAAGAGGATGATATTTTATCTGGTCAAGACTGGCTCAGTACTTTAGAAGGATTTGAGGGTTTGATGGGGGCAAGGAATGTACGGGCTACCCTCTCTCCTCTTCATGCAGAGATGGAAGCGCCACTATGGGCGATGGAATATATGAGAAACTTACAACAATTTCAGGTTACATTTGCAACGATTGTTCTCAATTGGTGAAGATGGTTTCAGAACCAGAAGAATGACAAATTTTTGCAAATTATTTGGAAGATATTAAGAGCCTGAAAGAAAGTTTTCTCAGATCAGAGATTATCTATGTACCAAGAACGCAAAATTAAAAGGTAGATAGCTTAGCACGCAGTGCCAGGAAGCAAACGTCTTTCGTCGTTCACATGGATCAAGATCTCCCGGTGTGGTTCACAGAATAAATATGAGTCTGTAAAATTGTTGACAAAAAAAATGTAGAAAGATTTTGTTCTATATTCATAAGAGAAGAAAAAATTAAGAATATAACCATGTTAAAGTTACAAGCAGCTCATCAGAGTTGTGATTGGAGATGGTAAGAAAGCGTTCTTCTGGCATGATAACTGGCTGTGAATTGGTAAACTTATATACTTCACTGGAGTAACGGTACACGATACCTTGGTGTTATGTGACATGCCAGATTTCATGAAGCAGTTTCCTTGGGTCAGTGGAGTGTAAGGGGACATAAAAGCCGTAAATTTAGAGAGTTGCATGCGACACTCCAAGCTGAGTCAGTCCCAAGTAGTACGATGGGTGAAGATACTTACTTGTGGAACTTGTGGAAACATGCACATGATGTATATGAGGATAACTTCTCAGCGCTTCAAACATGGGAGCAAATAAGAAGCAAGAAGTGTGAAGTCGTTTGGAGTCGTAGTGTCTGGTTCGCTCAAGGTATTCCTCGTTGCGCTTTTATTGTTTGGTTGGCTGTTCAGAATAGACTTTCTACTGGAGATAGGATGAGGACTTGGGGATTTCAGCAAGCTTGTGTTCTATGTGGAGAGAGAGAGATGAGACACGCGATCACTTGTTCTTTGCGTGTCCTTACTCATATACTGTCTGGGATCGTTTAGCTTGCAGACTAGTGGGGAGAAGAATAAACCCAGATTGACAAGACATGCTCCAATTCATTTAAACAGGTGCAGCTAATCAACTCGATCAAATTCTCATTCGTTTAGTCTTTCAGTTGGTGGTGTATCATGTGTGGATGGAGAGGAATAAACGCATTCACCAACAAGGGCAGTTGGGGACTGAGCAGTTGATAACATCACTTCGTTACAAATTTGACCACCCGCTGAATGGCCTAATGAGAAGATGGTTTGAAGTTACATGACGAGCTTGGAGAAAAGACGTAGAGTACAAAATCCCTTTGATTTTTTAGTCCTTTTAGATATACAAACAACATAATATCTTCTTATTCTTTGTAAATGCCTCTTTTTGATTGATCAATAAATTCAAAATTACACCCCAAAAAAAAGTTACAAGCAGCTGATGAGACAATTTGCACATAAACATAACCAAAATTCATTCAAGGTGTGTGCACGTCATGTTAAAATTCCAAAACTAAAACTATCATACTATACTACACCCAAATGATTTAATTAGTTACAAGGTTAAGTTTCAGTTATGTGACTATATTATACATGATTATGACATTGGAATACTCGACACATACAATACCAAACCAATTGGAAGCCAAAGTTAGTAGTGACAGCTTGACAATATTATATTAAAATATACTATATCTATTAAATAGATAGTACTAAACAATCCATTTACACCAATAGTACATCAAAGAAGAAGAATAAGAGAAAGAGAAGGAAGAGGAAGAGAAAGAACAAAAAAAAGGGATGAGAGTCATGAGACATAAAGAGAAAGAAAGTTATAGTCTTGCATATATGACAGTTTTCAACCAGTTTTCTTAAATTCAGAAAGAAAGATCGTAAAACGATAATTATATTCTATTTTCTCAAATAGAATAAAAACAAAAATGCTAAATATGAGTGTGAAAGGTGAATGTTAAAAATTATGAAGTTTATGAAAAAATACAATTTGTAAAGGAATTGAGTGGTGTCGCCAGGGTTGATGGAGGAGAAGAAACCACCACGAAAGATAGAAGAGGAGAAGAAGATATGGTGGGAAAAGTTGAGGAGACTACGGGTGGCGCTGGTGGAGGAGAAGAAAACGGTGGTGGTGATGGTGAAGCGACTGAATGTGGCGATACTACATGTGAGATCTTTTGTAGTAATTGATTGCAACAAAGGAGGATGAGGAAGAGAAGGAGGAAAGTAAAAGGAAAAGAAAAAAAAAGATGAAAATGAAGAGGAGAGAACAAAAAAAAGAGAAAGAAAAATACAAAAAGTTTCATACTATAGCACCATCTGCTAAATAAATACATTATCAAATTTATATGTTGTTGAAACGTTAAGGAAATCATTTTTATTCTATGTTTCTCAAATATAATAGTACAACGCAGCAGATACTGCTCATCTTCTCTAACTGTTCTACATATTCTCTACTTTTTAATCTAGATATATAGAAAATAGCAAAACTGTAAACTGAAACAAAGTTACCAAGAAAAATGATAAGACTATCGATAGTTATCGGATATGATGATTATACAGTGTACGAAATACTCTTTTTACAAGAATTTCATAAAGCTTGCATAGGTTAAAAGAAAGATAACAAAGATTATCATTGAATTTTGAAAAAAAAAATTGGTTTTAAAAGAAATAGATCAACTGTAGATAGAAGTGAGATGAAAGTGGAACATGTACGAAGGGTAATTTCTCTTTTAGTGTATGTAGTTCTGGAAGTTTACTTTCGAGTTACCGCCATGTTAAATTTGAGTTGACACAGGGGTACACTTGTCATTTCCGAATACCTTTTCTGTGTCTAGGACTCTAGTTTCTTCTTCGTCCGCTCTCTCCAAAAACCCTTTGTTTCTCTTAATCCGGAGAAGACGCCGATCGGTGAATTGAATCTATGGCGATGGCTATGAGACTCCCGGCGGTAGCGAGAGCGGCGACGGAAATGGCATCGGCTCCCGTTGGATTGAGGCGTCTGTTCTGCTCGAATGCTACAAAGTTTTCATTCCTTTCTCCACAAGCCAACGCCGAAACTCCGGCTCGTCCTCAGGCGGAACCCAGCACCAATCTCTTCGTCTCCGGTATAACACTCCTCTTTCTCTTTTATCTCTCTTTTTCATTTCTGGGTTTTTGAGGGTTTATCGTTGCTCGTTACGATTAGTGAAAAAGTGAGCTTCTTTGCAGTTACGGTTTGTGTTCTAATATGATTTAATAATTGCTAGTATGTATGATTCTTTGTTTGTTAGTTGCTTTGAAAGGTCTTGTCTTTGTCACTTCTTCTTGCTAGCTTGTATTAACGACTTTAGTCTCGAGGGTTTTAATCTGATTACTATATTTGTGAGACAATCCAAAACCATGCTCTAAAACAGCTTCTTGAGGTACAAACTAAATAAGAAAGATGCTTTGAGTTGTTACCAAGAGATCCAGAAGTGTTTTATTCATTTCATAAAAGAGTTTGGTGTGGTTGCATACACAACTCAAAGATACACATTATTAGAGGAGACCCTACACACAATAAGCCTTCTTGGGCTTAGGATAGGCTTCTCTTTACAGAACTAGGATTCATGTTCTCTTCTGATACTCTCTCTCAGTTTCTTCTCGTCATATTTATATCTTTGTTTATGATTCTAAAATTTACACCTAAATGATTGATCATCTTCGTGTCACCTTATTCTTCAGGTCTTAGTAAGCGCACCACTTCTGAAGGACTTAGGACTGCTTTCGCTCAGTTTGGAGAAGTTGCCGATGGTATTGAACTTCCTCTTTATGAACATTTTCTGCGCATCAAAGCTAGTTGAACACTGAACTAACTGTAGCTATCCCTTCTTCCTCGATTTGGTTTATATAGCTAAGGTTGTCACGGACAGAGTCTCAGGATATTCAAAAGGGTTTGGATTTGTTCGTTATACCACCTTAGAGGATTCTGCAAAAGGCATAGCTGGAATGGATGGCAAGGTTATTATTTATATTCCTGCATTTCTCAAATACAAAATCTATTATGTTTACTGACATCTGTGGCTAATTCTCTTCTTTGCAGTTTCTTGACGGTTGGGTCATTTTCGCGGAGTATGCAAGACCAAGAGAGCCATATCGACCTCACAACAACATGCCTCCTCCTCCGTATGGTAACCGCTATTGAAACATGCCATTTCATGGTGTCTTTGAGCTTTTGTTCTTCATGAATCCATTATATCATTATTATTAGTGTTATGCTTCATTCTGTTATCTACTATGATTTAACTGACTCTTCTCCGTAGTGTCTTGCACCTTGGTGGAGTTCAGAAACTTTAAATTATATATATGGGCCGGTTTAAAATTAGATTAATTTGCTCTCTGATGGAGTCATGGCAGATTCAGGTCCGGTTTGGTCTGTTGATTTTTGATCTATGTACCAGATTCTTTTAAGACGTTCCTCATTGAAACAAACAAAAGTTCGAACTAATTTGGTTCTTACTTTTTGAATTTAAATTTTCTTTTTTTTGTGAACCAAAGAACTTTGAACCCCAATCTGATGCAACATTTTCATACAACCCAATGGGTCCGTAGCCATTAGCCAATCACTAACTCACAATTTGCTAGAGATGATTGAACACTTTCATAAAGCAACCATTATGAGTATATTAACAAACTTGCAACCATTTGATGATGATTTTAACATATGTGAATAAGTCATTGGGCCACATCATGAGTTATTTTTGGGTTCACCCCCTAAGGTGAACCACCAACCAATAGAAAATTGTCATTTTAAATCTAGTATCTTTTAATTAAGGAAACCAAATAACTTGCAAATTATATTATTTTTTCAAAATAAAATTTAAAAATAAATAAAAATAATATATAAAAAACGAATTCAAAAAAAAAAATGNNNNNNNNNNNNNNNNNNNNNNNNNNNNNNNNNNNNNNNNNNNNNNNNNNNNNNNNNNNNNNNNNNNNNNNNNNNNNNNNNNNNNNNNNNNNNNNNNNNNNNNNNNNNNNNNNNNNNNNNNNNNNNNNNNNNNNNNNNNNNNNNNNNNNNNNNNNNNNNNNNNNNNNNNNNNNNNNNNNNNNNNNNNNNNNNNNNNNNNNNNNNNNNNNNNNNNNNNNNNNNNNNNNNNNNNNNNNNNNNNNNNNNNNNNNNNNNNNNNNNNNNNNNNNNNNNNNNNNNNNNNNNNNNNNNNNNNNNNNNNNNNNNNNNNNNNCCCTAAACCCTTGGAAAAACACTAAACATTTGGATAAATTCTAAATTATAAATCTTAAACACTAAACTCTAAATCTTAAAAATAAATATTTTTTTTAAATAATATTTTTTTAGAACTATTGTTATTTTTATTTATTTAATTTTTTATTTTTTTATTTTAAAAGCATAATATAATTTGGTAAGTTATTTTGTTTCCTTAATTAAAAGATACTAGATCTAAAATAACAACTTTCTATTGGTTGGTGAACCTAAAGGTTCACCCTAGGGGGTGAACCCAAGAAAAAGTCCCACAACATTGAGTTCTCAAAGTTTTCACGTGGAGATGTCTAGTATCTACACGAACATTTTCAAACATGTGGACTGAACAATAACAAACAAAAAAATATCAAAAATACTAATGGCGTACTTAAGTTTATGCAATAAATGTCACAGAGACAAAAAAAAAAGGAAACAAAACAAAAGAGATACCGTTCATACTATAACATTCTTTTGCTGTCCAAATGCATTTGGTGAGACGATTCCCTCTTTCTCATGCAACCAATTCTATTTTACAGCTCACCATGTTACTCCAAGATCAAACGAGACCCATTACTTTCTCTCTTAGGTCTATTTCAGCTAGAATTTTTGGAGTGTACTTGGTTTATTATGTTGATTGTGAGATATAAGTTGTTTGTTTCCCTAATCCTTAGACACAAACGTTAGTTATGATTAGAGTGTCGACCTCAACGTGTACAAATTGGCTTTGTTTCCAAGATTAAGGAGTATGCACAAGTCAAACTTAACTGCATAATAACTAAACACGATTCTTTCAAATTGGATAATGTTTCAAATCAAGTTCATTTTCGTCGACGATGATTTTATCATTCTTCTTGTTCTTTCTCGTTAAAGTAAGGTAAGACGTACGTAATCCTAACCACATAATATGATCTTGAGAAATGTCGATAAACTCACGTGTCCTCGCTTAGGTTCTTATTCTAGTTTTTTTTAGTCGATCGTGTGGGCTAGGATTGAAGATTAATATCAGTGCTCTGTCAAAATATCTTACGAGTACATTGGCACGTGATACCTTGCAAGTAGCAACATAACCAACTGATTAAACTCCATTATTCATGCAAAGTGTAACGCCCCGACCCGTCCACGGCTAATGGCCACCCACGTACGTTCTCTCGGCCCGTGGGCCCCATTCCATCCGACGGTCGGTCCGTTAATTTTTGAATGCTCGAAATCATTGTTTACTGACCCTGCAATCACCACCCGATCTTTTCCCATGATTTGGCCTCACTCGCACGCTATCGCGAATCACTTCCCGATAGGTCACCCATCCTTCCACTACTCCAGCTCAAGCACACTTAACTCTGGAGTTCTTTCAGGATATGCTCCGGAAAAGGTAAGTCAACTTTGGTAACATAGGTAGCCAAATCAATTCTCTTAAGCCTTTTCACATATCACAACTCGGGATGTTACAANNNNNNNNNNNNNNNNNNNNNCCCCTCTCAAAGAACGCAACGTCCTCGTTGCGGCCCACGACAAGTCTCAAGACGCTTCTCAGGTAAGAACTGAGATGGCTAACCAGCTCTGATACCACTTGTAACGCCCCGACCC
It encodes:
- the LOC106315907 gene encoding glycine-rich RNA-binding protein 4, mitochondrial, whose amino-acid sequence is MAMAMRLPAVARAATEMASAPVGLRRLFCSNATKFSFLSPQANAETPARPQAEPSTNLFVSGLSKRTTSEGLRTAFAQFGEVADAKVVTDRVSGYSKGFGFVRYTTLEDSAKGIAGMDGKFLDGWVIFAEYARPREPYRPHNNMPPPPYGNRY